A single genomic interval of Corvus hawaiiensis isolate bCorHaw1 chromosome 5, bCorHaw1.pri.cur, whole genome shotgun sequence harbors:
- the DLC1 gene encoding rho GTPase-activating protein 7 isoform X4 has product MPVISEKEKAEIEAKEACDWLRAAGFPQYAQLYEDLLFPVDIALVKREHDFLDRDAIEALCRRLNTLNKCAVMKLEISPHRKRSEDSDEDEPCAISGKWTFQRDSKRWSRLEEFEVFPPKPDLNIPSPEAPHLTNAASRESVLTDLSERQEVASILSISSTSSHQPTLQSEASTTRTNSVVSVCSSSNFVANDDSFSSLPSPRELNFSFNTKANEKNAKSKTKSLLKRMESLKIKSSHHGKSKVPSKLGLIISGPILQEGMDEDKLKQLNCVEISALNGNHINFPMVRKRSVSNSTQTSSSSSQSETSSAVSTPSPVTRTRSLSAYNKRVGMYLEGFDPFNQSTFSDVMEQNFKNRGSFAEDTVFFIPEDHKPGTFPKALSNGNFSPTESNTSVNWRTGSFHGHGHLTLRRENSGDSSKELGMGKRCNSSSSVSSRLSIYDNVPGSILYSSTSDLADLENEDIFPELDDILYHVKGMQRIVNQWSEKFSDEGDSDSALDSISPCPSSPKQIHLDVDNDRRTPSDLDSTGNSLNETEEPTGIQDRRDSGVGASLTRSSRHKLRWHSFQSSHRPSLSSASLQINCQSVAQMNLLQKYSLLKLTALLEKYTPSNKHGFSWAVPKFMKRIKVPDYKDRNVFGVPLQVNVQRTGQPLPQSIQQAMRYLRNHCLDQVGLFRKSGVKSRIQALRQMNESSTDSVNYEGQSAYDVADMLKQFFRDLPEPLMTNKLSETFLQIYQYVPKDQRLQAIKAAIMLLPDENREVLQILLYFLSDVTAAVKENQMTPTNLAVCLAPSLFHLNTLKRENSSPRVMQRKPSLGKPDQKDLNENLAATQGLAHMIAECKKLFQIPEEMSRGRNSYTEQDLRPLSLEELRGSSSNTEPSDYHCYLQDCVDDLLKEMKEKFKGWVSCSTSEQADLAYKKVCEGPPLRLWKTTIEISATPEDVLNRLLKEQHLWDEDLIESKVIEPLDSQTDIYQYVQNSMAPHPARDFVVLRTWRTNFPKGACVLLATSVDHDRAPMAGVRVNVLLSRYLIEPCGSGKSKLTYMCRIDLRGHMPDWYTKSFGHLCASEVVKIRDSFSQQSPESKEVKSR; this is encoded by the exons AGTGAAGATTCAGATGAAGATGAACCTTGTGCAATAAGTGGCAAATGGACTTTTCAGAGGGACAGCAAGAGGTGGTCGAGGCTTGAAGAGTTTGAAGTCTTCCCTCCAAAACCAGACTTGAATATCCCGTCCCCAGAAGCTCCTCATCTTACGAACGCTGCAAGCCGTGAGAGCGTGCTCACAGACCTCAGCGAACGCCAGGAGGTGGCTTCTATTCTGAGcatcagcagcaccagcagccaccAACCAACCCTGCAGAGCGAGGCGTCTACCACCAGGACAAACTCAGTAGTGAGCGTTTGTTCATCGAGCAATTTTGTAGCCAACGATGACTCATTCAGCAGCCTGCCCTCGCCCAGGGAACTGAACTTCAGCTTCAACACAAAAGCCAATGAGAAGAATGCCAAGTCCAAGACAAAGAGCCTGCTCAAGAGAATGGAgagtcttaaaatcaagagttcTCACCATGGCAAGAGCAAAGTTCCTTCAAAGCTTGGCCTGATTATTAGTGGGCCAATCCTGCAGGAGGGCATGGATGAAGATAAGCTGAAACAACTTAACTGCGTGGAGATTTCCGCCCTCAATGGCAATCACATCAACTTCCCTATGGTACGAAAGAGGAGCGTCTCCAATTCCACCcagaccagcagcagcagtagtcAGTCTGAGACGAGCAGTGCTGTCAGCACACCCAGTCCTGTCACACGAACACGCAGCCTCAGTGCCTACAACAAAAGGGTGGGCATGTACCTGGAAGGCTTTGACCCCTTCAATCAGTCAACGTTCAGTGATGTGATGGAGCAGAACTTCAAGAACCGGGGCAGTTTTGCGGAAGACACCGTGTTTTTTATCCCTGAGGATCATAAGCCTGGCACTTTTCCCAAAGCACTCTCCAATGGCAACTTCTCCCCGACAGAAAGCAACACCTCTGTTAACTGGAGGACAGGGAGTTTCCATGGACATGGCCACCTCACCCTCCGGAGGGAAAACAGTGGTGACAGCTCCAAAGAGCTAGGCATGGGAAAAAGGTGCAACTCCTCCAGTTCGGTGAGCAGCCGCCTGAGTATTTACGACAACGTGCCAGGTTCGATCCTGTATTCCAGTACAAGCGACCTGGCTGACCTCGAAAATGAAGACATATTCCCAGAACTAGATGACATCCTATACCATGTCAAAGGGATGCAGAGAATAGTGAACCAGTGGTCAGAGAAGTTCTCAGATGAAGGGGACTCTGACTCAGCACTCGACTCCATCTCCCCATGTCCTTCCTCTCCAAAGCAGATTCACCTTGATGTAGATAATGATCGAAGAACACCAAGTGACCTCGACAGTACAGGGAATTCACTGAATGAAACGGAAGAGCCCACAGGGATCCAGGACAGGAGAGACTCTGGGGTGGGTGCATCGCTGACACGGTCCAGCAG GCACAAGCTAAGGTGGCACAGCTTCCAGAGTTCCCACCGGCCCAGCCTCAGCTCGGCATCACTGCAGATCAACTGCCAGTCTGTGGCACAGATGAACCTGCTGCAGAAGTACTCTCTCCTGAAGCTgactgctctcctggagaagtACACACCTTCCAACAAGCATGGTTTCAGCTG GGCAGTACCAAAATTTATGAAAAGAATAAAGGTGCCAGATTATAAAGACCGAAATGTCTTTGGAGTACCACTGCAAGTGAATGTGCAGCGCACGGGGCAGCCTCTTCCCCAGAGCATTCAGCAAGCCATGCGATATCTCCGCAACCACTGTCTGGATCAG gtTGGGCTGTTTAGGAAATCTGGAGTCAAATCAAGAATTCAGGCTTTACGTCAAATGAACGAGAGTTCCACAGACAGCGTCAACTACGAAGGCCAGTCTGCCTATGATGTAGCAGACATGTTAAAGCAATTCTTCCGTGATCTCCCTGAGCCTCTCATGACCAACAAACTCTCCGAGACCTTCTTACAGATATACCAAT ATGTGCCAAAGGATCAGCGTCTCCAGGCTATCAAAGCTGCCATTATGCTTTTACCTGACGAGAACAGGGAGGTCCTCCAGATTCTTCTCTATTTCCTGAGTGATGTCACAGCTGCAGTGAAGGAAAACCAGATGACACCAACAAACCTGGCCGTCTGCTTAGCACCTTCCCTCTTCCACTTGAACACTCTCAAAAGAGAGAATTCTTCCCCAAG GGTGatgcaaagaaaaccaagcCTGGGAAAACCCGATCAAAAGGACCTAAATGAAAATCTGGCTGCAACCCAAGGGCTAGCTCATATGATTGCTGAATGCAAGAAACTCTTTCAG ATACCTGAAGAAATGAGCAGGGGTCGGAACTCGTACACAGAGCAGGACCTGCGTCccctcagcctggaggagctcCGGGGCAGCAGTAGCAACACTGAGCCCTCCGACTACCACTGCTACCTCCAGGACTGCGTGGATGACTTACTcaaggagatgaaggagaagttTAAAGGCTGGGTCAGCTGCTCCACATCAGAGCAAGCAGACCTGGCATACAAGAAG GTATGTGAAGGTCCCCCACTCCGATTATGGAAAACTACCATTGAAATCTCAGCTACACCAGAGGATGTTTTAAATCGTTTACTTAAAGAGCAGCATCTTTGGGATGAAGATCTTATAGAGTCAAAAGTAATTGAGCCTTTGGATAGCCAGACAGATATATACCAGTATGTCCAGAACAGCATGGCACCTCATCCAGCCAGGGACTTTGTGGTCTTAAG aaCATGGAGGACAAACTTCCCCAAAGGAGCTTGTGTGCTACTAGCAACCTCAGTGGACCACGACCGGGCACCCATGGCAGGTGTTAGAGTCAATGTGCTTCTGTCGAGGTATCTGATTGAGCCCTGCGGGTCAGGAAAATCGAAACTTACCTACATGTGCAGAATTGATTTAAG GGGCCACATGCCAGACTGGTACACCAAGTCTTTCGGACACTTGTGTGCATCAGAAGTTGTTAAGATACGAGACTCTTTCAGTCAGCAGAGTCCTGAGAGCAAAGAAGTAAAATCCAGGTGA
- the DLC1 gene encoding rho GTPase-activating protein 7 isoform X3, whose translation MHHPVKAPLRRSFSDHIRDSTARALDVIWKNTRDRRLAEIEAKEACDWLRAAGFPQYAQLYEDLLFPVDIALVKREHDFLDRDAIEALCRRLNTLNKCAVMKLEISPHRKRSEDSDEDEPCAISGKWTFQRDSKRWSRLEEFEVFPPKPDLNIPSPEAPHLTNAASRESVLTDLSERQEVASILSISSTSSHQPTLQSEASTTRTNSVVSVCSSSNFVANDDSFSSLPSPRELNFSFNTKANEKNAKSKTKSLLKRMESLKIKSSHHGKSKVPSKLGLIISGPILQEGMDEDKLKQLNCVEISALNGNHINFPMVRKRSVSNSTQTSSSSSQSETSSAVSTPSPVTRTRSLSAYNKRVGMYLEGFDPFNQSTFSDVMEQNFKNRGSFAEDTVFFIPEDHKPGTFPKALSNGNFSPTESNTSVNWRTGSFHGHGHLTLRRENSGDSSKELGMGKRCNSSSSVSSRLSIYDNVPGSILYSSTSDLADLENEDIFPELDDILYHVKGMQRIVNQWSEKFSDEGDSDSALDSISPCPSSPKQIHLDVDNDRRTPSDLDSTGNSLNETEEPTGIQDRRDSGVGASLTRSSRHKLRWHSFQSSHRPSLSSASLQINCQSVAQMNLLQKYSLLKLTALLEKYTPSNKHGFSWAVPKFMKRIKVPDYKDRNVFGVPLQVNVQRTGQPLPQSIQQAMRYLRNHCLDQVGLFRKSGVKSRIQALRQMNESSTDSVNYEGQSAYDVADMLKQFFRDLPEPLMTNKLSETFLQIYQYVPKDQRLQAIKAAIMLLPDENREVLQILLYFLSDVTAAVKENQMTPTNLAVCLAPSLFHLNTLKRENSSPRVMQRKPSLGKPDQKDLNENLAATQGLAHMIAECKKLFQIPEEMSRGRNSYTEQDLRPLSLEELRGSSSNTEPSDYHCYLQDCVDDLLKEMKEKFKGWVSCSTSEQADLAYKKVCEGPPLRLWKTTIEISATPEDVLNRLLKEQHLWDEDLIESKVIEPLDSQTDIYQYVQNSMAPHPARDFVVLRTWRTNFPKGACVLLATSVDHDRAPMAGVRVNVLLSRYLIEPCGSGKSKLTYMCRIDLRGHMPDWYTKSFGHLCASEVVKIRDSFSQQSPESKEVKSR comes from the exons AGTGAAGATTCAGATGAAGATGAACCTTGTGCAATAAGTGGCAAATGGACTTTTCAGAGGGACAGCAAGAGGTGGTCGAGGCTTGAAGAGTTTGAAGTCTTCCCTCCAAAACCAGACTTGAATATCCCGTCCCCAGAAGCTCCTCATCTTACGAACGCTGCAAGCCGTGAGAGCGTGCTCACAGACCTCAGCGAACGCCAGGAGGTGGCTTCTATTCTGAGcatcagcagcaccagcagccaccAACCAACCCTGCAGAGCGAGGCGTCTACCACCAGGACAAACTCAGTAGTGAGCGTTTGTTCATCGAGCAATTTTGTAGCCAACGATGACTCATTCAGCAGCCTGCCCTCGCCCAGGGAACTGAACTTCAGCTTCAACACAAAAGCCAATGAGAAGAATGCCAAGTCCAAGACAAAGAGCCTGCTCAAGAGAATGGAgagtcttaaaatcaagagttcTCACCATGGCAAGAGCAAAGTTCCTTCAAAGCTTGGCCTGATTATTAGTGGGCCAATCCTGCAGGAGGGCATGGATGAAGATAAGCTGAAACAACTTAACTGCGTGGAGATTTCCGCCCTCAATGGCAATCACATCAACTTCCCTATGGTACGAAAGAGGAGCGTCTCCAATTCCACCcagaccagcagcagcagtagtcAGTCTGAGACGAGCAGTGCTGTCAGCACACCCAGTCCTGTCACACGAACACGCAGCCTCAGTGCCTACAACAAAAGGGTGGGCATGTACCTGGAAGGCTTTGACCCCTTCAATCAGTCAACGTTCAGTGATGTGATGGAGCAGAACTTCAAGAACCGGGGCAGTTTTGCGGAAGACACCGTGTTTTTTATCCCTGAGGATCATAAGCCTGGCACTTTTCCCAAAGCACTCTCCAATGGCAACTTCTCCCCGACAGAAAGCAACACCTCTGTTAACTGGAGGACAGGGAGTTTCCATGGACATGGCCACCTCACCCTCCGGAGGGAAAACAGTGGTGACAGCTCCAAAGAGCTAGGCATGGGAAAAAGGTGCAACTCCTCCAGTTCGGTGAGCAGCCGCCTGAGTATTTACGACAACGTGCCAGGTTCGATCCTGTATTCCAGTACAAGCGACCTGGCTGACCTCGAAAATGAAGACATATTCCCAGAACTAGATGACATCCTATACCATGTCAAAGGGATGCAGAGAATAGTGAACCAGTGGTCAGAGAAGTTCTCAGATGAAGGGGACTCTGACTCAGCACTCGACTCCATCTCCCCATGTCCTTCCTCTCCAAAGCAGATTCACCTTGATGTAGATAATGATCGAAGAACACCAAGTGACCTCGACAGTACAGGGAATTCACTGAATGAAACGGAAGAGCCCACAGGGATCCAGGACAGGAGAGACTCTGGGGTGGGTGCATCGCTGACACGGTCCAGCAG GCACAAGCTAAGGTGGCACAGCTTCCAGAGTTCCCACCGGCCCAGCCTCAGCTCGGCATCACTGCAGATCAACTGCCAGTCTGTGGCACAGATGAACCTGCTGCAGAAGTACTCTCTCCTGAAGCTgactgctctcctggagaagtACACACCTTCCAACAAGCATGGTTTCAGCTG GGCAGTACCAAAATTTATGAAAAGAATAAAGGTGCCAGATTATAAAGACCGAAATGTCTTTGGAGTACCACTGCAAGTGAATGTGCAGCGCACGGGGCAGCCTCTTCCCCAGAGCATTCAGCAAGCCATGCGATATCTCCGCAACCACTGTCTGGATCAG gtTGGGCTGTTTAGGAAATCTGGAGTCAAATCAAGAATTCAGGCTTTACGTCAAATGAACGAGAGTTCCACAGACAGCGTCAACTACGAAGGCCAGTCTGCCTATGATGTAGCAGACATGTTAAAGCAATTCTTCCGTGATCTCCCTGAGCCTCTCATGACCAACAAACTCTCCGAGACCTTCTTACAGATATACCAAT ATGTGCCAAAGGATCAGCGTCTCCAGGCTATCAAAGCTGCCATTATGCTTTTACCTGACGAGAACAGGGAGGTCCTCCAGATTCTTCTCTATTTCCTGAGTGATGTCACAGCTGCAGTGAAGGAAAACCAGATGACACCAACAAACCTGGCCGTCTGCTTAGCACCTTCCCTCTTCCACTTGAACACTCTCAAAAGAGAGAATTCTTCCCCAAG GGTGatgcaaagaaaaccaagcCTGGGAAAACCCGATCAAAAGGACCTAAATGAAAATCTGGCTGCAACCCAAGGGCTAGCTCATATGATTGCTGAATGCAAGAAACTCTTTCAG ATACCTGAAGAAATGAGCAGGGGTCGGAACTCGTACACAGAGCAGGACCTGCGTCccctcagcctggaggagctcCGGGGCAGCAGTAGCAACACTGAGCCCTCCGACTACCACTGCTACCTCCAGGACTGCGTGGATGACTTACTcaaggagatgaaggagaagttTAAAGGCTGGGTCAGCTGCTCCACATCAGAGCAAGCAGACCTGGCATACAAGAAG GTATGTGAAGGTCCCCCACTCCGATTATGGAAAACTACCATTGAAATCTCAGCTACACCAGAGGATGTTTTAAATCGTTTACTTAAAGAGCAGCATCTTTGGGATGAAGATCTTATAGAGTCAAAAGTAATTGAGCCTTTGGATAGCCAGACAGATATATACCAGTATGTCCAGAACAGCATGGCACCTCATCCAGCCAGGGACTTTGTGGTCTTAAG aaCATGGAGGACAAACTTCCCCAAAGGAGCTTGTGTGCTACTAGCAACCTCAGTGGACCACGACCGGGCACCCATGGCAGGTGTTAGAGTCAATGTGCTTCTGTCGAGGTATCTGATTGAGCCCTGCGGGTCAGGAAAATCGAAACTTACCTACATGTGCAGAATTGATTTAAG GGGCCACATGCCAGACTGGTACACCAAGTCTTTCGGACACTTGTGTGCATCAGAAGTTGTTAAGATACGAGACTCTTTCAGTCAGCAGAGTCCTGAGAGCAAAGAAGTAAAATCCAGGTGA
- the DLC1 gene encoding rho GTPase-activating protein 7 isoform X5 → MILTQIEAKEACDWLRAAGFPQYAQLYEDLLFPVDIALVKREHDFLDRDAIEALCRRLNTLNKCAVMKLEISPHRKRSEDSDEDEPCAISGKWTFQRDSKRWSRLEEFEVFPPKPDLNIPSPEAPHLTNAASRESVLTDLSERQEVASILSISSTSSHQPTLQSEASTTRTNSVVSVCSSSNFVANDDSFSSLPSPRELNFSFNTKANEKNAKSKTKSLLKRMESLKIKSSHHGKSKVPSKLGLIISGPILQEGMDEDKLKQLNCVEISALNGNHINFPMVRKRSVSNSTQTSSSSSQSETSSAVSTPSPVTRTRSLSAYNKRVGMYLEGFDPFNQSTFSDVMEQNFKNRGSFAEDTVFFIPEDHKPGTFPKALSNGNFSPTESNTSVNWRTGSFHGHGHLTLRRENSGDSSKELGMGKRCNSSSSVSSRLSIYDNVPGSILYSSTSDLADLENEDIFPELDDILYHVKGMQRIVNQWSEKFSDEGDSDSALDSISPCPSSPKQIHLDVDNDRRTPSDLDSTGNSLNETEEPTGIQDRRDSGVGASLTRSSRHKLRWHSFQSSHRPSLSSASLQINCQSVAQMNLLQKYSLLKLTALLEKYTPSNKHGFSWAVPKFMKRIKVPDYKDRNVFGVPLQVNVQRTGQPLPQSIQQAMRYLRNHCLDQVGLFRKSGVKSRIQALRQMNESSTDSVNYEGQSAYDVADMLKQFFRDLPEPLMTNKLSETFLQIYQYVPKDQRLQAIKAAIMLLPDENREVLQILLYFLSDVTAAVKENQMTPTNLAVCLAPSLFHLNTLKRENSSPRVMQRKPSLGKPDQKDLNENLAATQGLAHMIAECKKLFQIPEEMSRGRNSYTEQDLRPLSLEELRGSSSNTEPSDYHCYLQDCVDDLLKEMKEKFKGWVSCSTSEQADLAYKKVCEGPPLRLWKTTIEISATPEDVLNRLLKEQHLWDEDLIESKVIEPLDSQTDIYQYVQNSMAPHPARDFVVLRTWRTNFPKGACVLLATSVDHDRAPMAGVRVNVLLSRYLIEPCGSGKSKLTYMCRIDLRGHMPDWYTKSFGHLCASEVVKIRDSFSQQSPESKEVKSR, encoded by the exons AGTGAAGATTCAGATGAAGATGAACCTTGTGCAATAAGTGGCAAATGGACTTTTCAGAGGGACAGCAAGAGGTGGTCGAGGCTTGAAGAGTTTGAAGTCTTCCCTCCAAAACCAGACTTGAATATCCCGTCCCCAGAAGCTCCTCATCTTACGAACGCTGCAAGCCGTGAGAGCGTGCTCACAGACCTCAGCGAACGCCAGGAGGTGGCTTCTATTCTGAGcatcagcagcaccagcagccaccAACCAACCCTGCAGAGCGAGGCGTCTACCACCAGGACAAACTCAGTAGTGAGCGTTTGTTCATCGAGCAATTTTGTAGCCAACGATGACTCATTCAGCAGCCTGCCCTCGCCCAGGGAACTGAACTTCAGCTTCAACACAAAAGCCAATGAGAAGAATGCCAAGTCCAAGACAAAGAGCCTGCTCAAGAGAATGGAgagtcttaaaatcaagagttcTCACCATGGCAAGAGCAAAGTTCCTTCAAAGCTTGGCCTGATTATTAGTGGGCCAATCCTGCAGGAGGGCATGGATGAAGATAAGCTGAAACAACTTAACTGCGTGGAGATTTCCGCCCTCAATGGCAATCACATCAACTTCCCTATGGTACGAAAGAGGAGCGTCTCCAATTCCACCcagaccagcagcagcagtagtcAGTCTGAGACGAGCAGTGCTGTCAGCACACCCAGTCCTGTCACACGAACACGCAGCCTCAGTGCCTACAACAAAAGGGTGGGCATGTACCTGGAAGGCTTTGACCCCTTCAATCAGTCAACGTTCAGTGATGTGATGGAGCAGAACTTCAAGAACCGGGGCAGTTTTGCGGAAGACACCGTGTTTTTTATCCCTGAGGATCATAAGCCTGGCACTTTTCCCAAAGCACTCTCCAATGGCAACTTCTCCCCGACAGAAAGCAACACCTCTGTTAACTGGAGGACAGGGAGTTTCCATGGACATGGCCACCTCACCCTCCGGAGGGAAAACAGTGGTGACAGCTCCAAAGAGCTAGGCATGGGAAAAAGGTGCAACTCCTCCAGTTCGGTGAGCAGCCGCCTGAGTATTTACGACAACGTGCCAGGTTCGATCCTGTATTCCAGTACAAGCGACCTGGCTGACCTCGAAAATGAAGACATATTCCCAGAACTAGATGACATCCTATACCATGTCAAAGGGATGCAGAGAATAGTGAACCAGTGGTCAGAGAAGTTCTCAGATGAAGGGGACTCTGACTCAGCACTCGACTCCATCTCCCCATGTCCTTCCTCTCCAAAGCAGATTCACCTTGATGTAGATAATGATCGAAGAACACCAAGTGACCTCGACAGTACAGGGAATTCACTGAATGAAACGGAAGAGCCCACAGGGATCCAGGACAGGAGAGACTCTGGGGTGGGTGCATCGCTGACACGGTCCAGCAG GCACAAGCTAAGGTGGCACAGCTTCCAGAGTTCCCACCGGCCCAGCCTCAGCTCGGCATCACTGCAGATCAACTGCCAGTCTGTGGCACAGATGAACCTGCTGCAGAAGTACTCTCTCCTGAAGCTgactgctctcctggagaagtACACACCTTCCAACAAGCATGGTTTCAGCTG GGCAGTACCAAAATTTATGAAAAGAATAAAGGTGCCAGATTATAAAGACCGAAATGTCTTTGGAGTACCACTGCAAGTGAATGTGCAGCGCACGGGGCAGCCTCTTCCCCAGAGCATTCAGCAAGCCATGCGATATCTCCGCAACCACTGTCTGGATCAG gtTGGGCTGTTTAGGAAATCTGGAGTCAAATCAAGAATTCAGGCTTTACGTCAAATGAACGAGAGTTCCACAGACAGCGTCAACTACGAAGGCCAGTCTGCCTATGATGTAGCAGACATGTTAAAGCAATTCTTCCGTGATCTCCCTGAGCCTCTCATGACCAACAAACTCTCCGAGACCTTCTTACAGATATACCAAT ATGTGCCAAAGGATCAGCGTCTCCAGGCTATCAAAGCTGCCATTATGCTTTTACCTGACGAGAACAGGGAGGTCCTCCAGATTCTTCTCTATTTCCTGAGTGATGTCACAGCTGCAGTGAAGGAAAACCAGATGACACCAACAAACCTGGCCGTCTGCTTAGCACCTTCCCTCTTCCACTTGAACACTCTCAAAAGAGAGAATTCTTCCCCAAG GGTGatgcaaagaaaaccaagcCTGGGAAAACCCGATCAAAAGGACCTAAATGAAAATCTGGCTGCAACCCAAGGGCTAGCTCATATGATTGCTGAATGCAAGAAACTCTTTCAG ATACCTGAAGAAATGAGCAGGGGTCGGAACTCGTACACAGAGCAGGACCTGCGTCccctcagcctggaggagctcCGGGGCAGCAGTAGCAACACTGAGCCCTCCGACTACCACTGCTACCTCCAGGACTGCGTGGATGACTTACTcaaggagatgaaggagaagttTAAAGGCTGGGTCAGCTGCTCCACATCAGAGCAAGCAGACCTGGCATACAAGAAG GTATGTGAAGGTCCCCCACTCCGATTATGGAAAACTACCATTGAAATCTCAGCTACACCAGAGGATGTTTTAAATCGTTTACTTAAAGAGCAGCATCTTTGGGATGAAGATCTTATAGAGTCAAAAGTAATTGAGCCTTTGGATAGCCAGACAGATATATACCAGTATGTCCAGAACAGCATGGCACCTCATCCAGCCAGGGACTTTGTGGTCTTAAG aaCATGGAGGACAAACTTCCCCAAAGGAGCTTGTGTGCTACTAGCAACCTCAGTGGACCACGACCGGGCACCCATGGCAGGTGTTAGAGTCAATGTGCTTCTGTCGAGGTATCTGATTGAGCCCTGCGGGTCAGGAAAATCGAAACTTACCTACATGTGCAGAATTGATTTAAG GGGCCACATGCCAGACTGGTACACCAAGTCTTTCGGACACTTGTGTGCATCAGAAGTTGTTAAGATACGAGACTCTTTCAGTCAGCAGAGTCCTGAGAGCAAAGAAGTAAAATCCAGGTGA